The genome window CAGCGCGGCAAGCCGGATTCGCTCCCCGCGGCGACCGCCTTGCCCGCATAGTCCGGACCCAGGCGGCGGATCGCGGCGGGGAAGGCGCGGCAATAGCTGGACATGAGTCCTGCCAGGCGGGCCAGGTCGCGGTATTCGATGACCTGGCCAGGCGGCAGCGCGTCGAGCACGCGGCGCACGCGCCCGGGCCACTCCTCGGGCCAGGCCGGAAGCCGCTGGCCGAGGATGCTGACCTGGTCGCCGACCCGGATGTCGCTGCCGCCCACCACCCGCGCCAGCGCCCCGCGCCGCGCGCCGATCCGGCCCGACAGTCCCGGCTGGTGGCGATCCAGGCCGCCGCAGGCTTCACACTGGAACATCACCCTGAGCAGCGCATCCGCTCCCACGCGCAGCAGGGTGCCCGAGGCCAGCGCGGAGGTATCGATGTCGAGCAGCAGGTTCTCGCGCAGGGCCAGCGGAGCGAGACCCAGCTCGCGGTAGACTGCGGTCCCGGCGAGCAGCACCTGCCGGGGCGAATGTGGGTCGGCATGGCGGTCCCCGGCGATCCCTGCGCCGCCGATCAGCGTCGCCGCCTGCGCCTGCGCCGGCGCTGCCTGGCCGCGCACCGCGATGCCGACTAGTCGTCCTGAAACGTTTATCATGCGGCCATTCTACCGGCGCCGCCTGGCCGCGCCATCACAACACCCCGAGGAGCATCCCATGAGCAGTCCTTCCGCGAACCATCGAATCCGCCTCGGCATGGTCGGCGGCGGCGAGGGCGCCTTCATCGGCGCCGTGCACCGCATCGCCGCCCGCCTCGACGACCGCTACGAACTGGTGGCGGGGGCGCTGTCTTCGACCCCGGACGCGGCGCGCCGCTCCGGCCAGGCCCTGGGCCTGGCGCCGGAACGCATCTACGACGACTACGCACGCATGGCGCGCGAGGAAGCGGCGCGGCCGGACGGCATCGAGGCGGTCAGCATCGTCACCCCGAACCACCTGCACGCCCCGATGGCGCGCGCCTTCCTGGAGGCCGGCATCCACGTCATCTGCGACAAGCCGGTGACCACCACCAGCGCCGACGCCCGCATGCTGCGCGACCTGGCGCGCCAGCGGGGACTCGTGTTCGCGGTGACGCACAACTATTCGGCCTATGCGATGGTGCGCCATGCGCGCCAGATGGTGGGCGAGGGCGAACTGGGCGAGATCCGCGTGCTGCAGGTGCAGTACGCCCAGGACTGGCTGACCCTGCCGATCGAGCAGGAAGGACAGAAACAGGCCGCCTGGCGCACCGACCCGGCGCGCTCGGGCGGCGGCACCATCGGCGACATCGGCACCCATGCCTGGCAGCTGGCCGACACCATCCTCGGCCAGCCGCTGGCCGAAGTGGCGGCCGAACTGAGCGCCTGCGTGCCCGGCCGCGCGGTGGACGACAACGTGCAGGTGCTGCTGCGCTACCGCGGCGGCGCGCGCGGCATGCTGTGGGCGAGCCAGGTGGCCCCGGGGCATGGCAACGACCTGCGCATCGGGGTCTATGGCAGCAAGGGCGGGATCCAGTGGCGCCAGGAAGCGCCGGACGAATTGTGGTGGACGCCGGTGGGCGAGCCGACCCGGATCCTGAAGCGCGGCACCCCGCACGCCAACGCCGCCGCGGCGCGCCTGTCGCGCATCCCCGGCGGCCATCCGGAGGGCTATCTCGAAGGCTTCGCCTCGCTCTACATCGAGATCGCGGCCCACCTGCTGGCCGCGCGCGAAGGCCGCTCGGCGCCGCCCGATGCCTGGTTCCCGACCATCGACGACGGCTTGCGGGCGGTCGAGTTCATCGAGGCCGTGCAGGCATCCAGCCGCGCCGGCGGGAGCTGGACCGCGCTGCCCGGCTAAGACGCGCGCTCAGGCCGCGGCGGCGAAGGACTCGTGCGCGGGGAAGCGTGCCTGCATCCACTCCTTGCGCAGGCGCAGGGTGTCGAGCAGGTCTTGCGGCAGCTCGTCGACGATGGCGGGATCGTCGCTGGGCGTGTCGGCCAGCAGGCTGGCCAGGTGGATGACGCCGGCCAGCTGGCAGAAGGGATGGGCGGCCAGCGGATCCGACGAGCACTCCAGCGCGCGCACCAGCTTGGCCGGGAAGTTCCAGCGCCGTCCGAGTTCGGCGGTGATCTGGCCCTCGGACAGGCCCAGCAGGCGCTGCTCGCGCTCCCAGCGTCCACCCGGCAGATGGGGCTGCTGCTCGATCTCGGCGAAGGTCGAGGGCGAGACCTGGTAGATCAGCAGTTCGCCCAAACGCAGCATCATGCCCGCCAGCCAGGCTTCGCTGCCGTCGATCCCCAGGCCGCCGGCCAGCCACTTGGCATAGCCGGCGCAGGCCATGCTGCTCTTCCAGAACTCGTCGCTGTCCAGGCCGGGCAGTTCGGGGAAGGCGTCGGCGAAACAGGCCGCCAGCGCCAGGGTGCGGATATGGCCCATGCCGGCCAGGGCGATCGCTTCGTCCAGGGTGGCGACGTGGCCGCGCGAGCCGAAGCGGGCGCTGTTGGCAAGGCGCATCAGCTTGGCCGTGAGGGCCGGATCGCGGGCGATGATGGCGGCCACGCTCCTGGCCGAGGCGTCCTCGTCGTCGAGGGTGGCGATGAGGGAATGCGCGACCTGGGAGATGGTCGGCAGCTTGAGGTCGTGGAAGAAGTCGCTGAGGGCGGTCATGGGTTTCTCTCGGTTGGACGCTGCCAGGCGGCAGTCATGTTGTTCAAACGAGTGTAATGCCCAAATGCAAGTAAATACCGCTTACTTGCCTATTCCTCAACGAGGCTGTTGCGGCGACGCCAAAAGGCGCCCGGCCGGATGGCCGGGCGCACCGGGATCACCTCATTTCCCGCCGTGCAGCTGGCGCGAGGCTTCCAGGTATTTGGCCGCGTTGGGTACGCTCGTCCAGGCCGGCTTGCTGGAGTCGTTGGCGATGTTGCGCAGCGCCAGGGCGACGGTGCGGGTGACGCGCGCCATGTTGTCGTAGTCGATCTTGTCCCAGGTGTCGTCCTTGCCGTGGTAGTCGCCGAAGCCGAAGGCGACCGCCAGGGTGTGCGAGGGCACGCCGAGGTCGGCCAGCGACTGGTTGTCGCTGCGCGCGAAGTACATGTCGCTGTTCTTCGGGTGCTTCCACAGGCGCACGCCGGTCTGCTCGCCGGCCTTGCGCAGGTAGTCGCTGACGTTCGAGTAGTCGAATCCGGTCATGGTGACCGAGGCCACCTGTGGGCCTTCGCTGTCGTCGGTGCGGCCGACCTGCTCCAGGTTCAGGTTGGCGACCGTGTCCTTCACCGGGAACACCGGATGGCGGCCGTAGTAGCGCGAGCCGAGCAGGCCGAGTTCCTCGCCCCACAGGGCGATGAAGACGATGCTGCGTTTCGGGCGCTCCTTCTCGGCGGCCAGGGCGGCCGCGGTCTCGATCACCGCCACGGTGCCGCTGGCGTCGTCGTTGGCGCCGTTGTAGATCTCGCCGTCGCGGATGCCGAGGTGGTCGTAGTGGGCCGATAGCAGGACATAGGTGTTCTTCAGCTGCGGGTCCGATCCGCGCAGCAGGCCGACCACGTTGCGCAGCTTGACAGGCCTTACCTGCGGCGGCTTGACGCTGGCCGCGACCGTGGCCCCGCCTTTTTCGAGCGCTGCTGCGGCGTCGGCCGCGTGCAGCAGCACCACCGGCGGCGCGCCCTTGACGACCGGCTGCTCCGGGTCGATCAGCCAGCCGTCGCCGCTGCGGCTGTGGCGGCGCTCGCGGTCGACCATCAGGATCAGGGCGGGCTTGCTCTTGAGCTGCTTTTGCAGGGTCGCGGCGGCGCCGGGCACCGGGGCGGCCGGCACCACCAGCACCTTGCCGTTGGCCGCGCCGCCGTCTTCCAGCGCCGCCTTCCAGCTCATGAACACCGCCGGCGTGGCCGCCAGGCTGAGGGGGTCGAGGAAGCCGGCGCTGGCGCCGCCATGCGGCACGTTGAGGGTGGCGCCGCCCGCGTTCACGGTGAGCGCCAGGTCGCCCGGCTGGCGCTGGGCGTATTGCCAGTTGGCGGTCTGGAAGTATCCGTCGTCGCCGGCCGGCTCCAGGCCGGCGCGGCGGAACTGGGCGGCGATGTACTCGGCCGCCAGGTCCAGCCCGCGCGAAGGCGTGGCGCGGCCCTCCAGCAGGTCGGAGGACAGGTAGGACAGGTGGCCGCGCAGCGAGTCGGGCGAGATCCGGGCTCCGAGGGAGCCGGCCCCGTCCTGCGGGGCCTGGGCCAGGGCGCCGGCGGACAGCAGGGTGGTGGCGAGGGCGGTGGCGAGGGCGAGTTGGCGCATGCGGAACGCTTTCTTCTGATAGTAAGAATGGCAATATCGCATGGGAGGCGCGCGCCGGTCAACACGGTGCATCCGTCCATATGCATGCCGCCTCCCACGGTTTCGCTCGATCGGGAAGCCGTTTGGCGCCGTCCCGGGCGCGCTTCGTCGCGTCCGTCTTGCCGCGCCGCCGGGGGAGGGGCACAATGCGGCCATTCTTGTACTGCGGATGAAGAGCACGCGATGACCACCGACGCCGTCCCCCTGCCGCCCGAGCGGCCCCGCCTGGCGCGCTTCCTCGAGGACCTGAGGCTGGCCATGATCATGTGCGTGGTGGCGGCCATCGTCATCACCCTGGTGGTGGGCAGGCCCGAGACCCTGTACGAGCAGATCGTGTTCTCGCTCTGCATCGGCACCCTCGCGTTCGGCATCGTCGACGGCGCCCGCCTGCTGTTCTGGGACCGTCCCATCATCACGCTGCGCCAGTGGCTCGCTCTGGTCGGGGTGATGCTGCTGGCCGCGCCGATCGCCCACTTCACCGGCATGCACATGGGCTTCGCGATCATGGGCTACGAGCCGCCGACCCTGGCCGAGTATCCGAACCCCGGCCGGGTCAGCATGATCGGCCTGACCTTCATGGTGATCGCCAGCGTGACGATGCTGGTGCGCCACCGCGAGCGCCTGCGCCGCATCCGCCAGGAGCACGCCGACGCCCGCCTGCGCGCCGAGATGATCGAGCGCCAGGCGCTGCAGGCCCAGCTGCGCCTGTTGCAGGCCCAGATCGAGCCCCACATGCTGTTCAACACCCTGGCCAACCTGCAGGGCCTGATCGCCCTCGACCCCGAGCGCGCCGGCCGCATGCTCGACCAGCTGATCCAGTACCTGCGCGCTACCCTGGGCGCCACGCGCAGCGAGCGCACCACCCTGGGCCAGGAATTCGCGGCCATGGAAGCCTACCTCGGCCTGATGCAGGTGCGCATGGGCGAGCGCCTGTCCTTCCACCTCGAGCTGCCGGAGGCGCTGCGCAAGGCCGGCATGCCGCCGATGCTGCTCCAGCCCCTGGTGGAAAACGCCATCATCCACGGGCTGGAACCGAAGATCGAAGGCGGCGAGGTGCGCATCGTGGCCGAGGCGCGCGACGGCCTGCTCGAGATCTGCGTGCGCGACACCGGCCTGGGACTGCGTGACGCCCCGGCCAGCCGCGGCGGCGGCGTCGGCGTGTCCACCACCCGCGAGCGCCTGCGCGCCATCTACGGCGAAGCCGCCGGCGTGGTACTGGCTCCGGCCCAGCCCTCGGGCGCGATCGTACGACTGACCTTACCATTGGAGACCACGGCATGACCCGAGCACTGATTGCGGAAGACGAACCGATCCTGGCGGCCGTCCTGGCCAAG of Massilia sp. KIM contains these proteins:
- a CDS encoding MOSC domain-containing protein, whose translation is MINVSGRLVGIAVRGQAAPAQAQAATLIGGAGIAGDRHADPHSPRQVLLAGTAVYRELGLAPLALRENLLLDIDTSALASGTLLRVGADALLRVMFQCEACGGLDRHQPGLSGRIGARRGALARVVGGSDIRVGDQVSILGQRLPAWPEEWPGRVRRVLDALPPGQVIEYRDLARLAGLMSSYCRAFPAAIRRLGPDYAGKAVAAGSESGLPRWTGAGLFEDEGAASG
- a CDS encoding M28 family peptidase, which encodes MRQLALATALATTLLSAGALAQAPQDGAGSLGARISPDSLRGHLSYLSSDLLEGRATPSRGLDLAAEYIAAQFRRAGLEPAGDDGYFQTANWQYAQRQPGDLALTVNAGGATLNVPHGGASAGFLDPLSLAATPAVFMSWKAALEDGGAANGKVLVVPAAPVPGAAATLQKQLKSKPALILMVDRERRHSRSGDGWLIDPEQPVVKGAPPVVLLHAADAAAALEKGGATVAASVKPPQVRPVKLRNVVGLLRGSDPQLKNTYVLLSAHYDHLGIRDGEIYNGANDDASGTVAVIETAAALAAEKERPKRSIVFIALWGEELGLLGSRYYGRHPVFPVKDTVANLNLEQVGRTDDSEGPQVASVTMTGFDYSNVSDYLRKAGEQTGVRLWKHPKNSDMYFARSDNQSLADLGVPSHTLAVAFGFGDYHGKDDTWDKIDYDNMARVTRTVALALRNIANDSSKPAWTSVPNAAKYLEASRQLHGGK
- a CDS encoding sensor histidine kinase gives rise to the protein MTTDAVPLPPERPRLARFLEDLRLAMIMCVVAAIVITLVVGRPETLYEQIVFSLCIGTLAFGIVDGARLLFWDRPIITLRQWLALVGVMLLAAPIAHFTGMHMGFAIMGYEPPTLAEYPNPGRVSMIGLTFMVIASVTMLVRHRERLRRIRQEHADARLRAEMIERQALQAQLRLLQAQIEPHMLFNTLANLQGLIALDPERAGRMLDQLIQYLRATLGATRSERTTLGQEFAAMEAYLGLMQVRMGERLSFHLELPEALRKAGMPPMLLQPLVENAIIHGLEPKIEGGEVRIVAEARDGLLEICVRDTGLGLRDAPASRGGGVGVSTTRERLRAIYGEAAGVVLAPAQPSGAIVRLTLPLETTA
- a CDS encoding Gfo/Idh/MocA family protein, which produces MSSPSANHRIRLGMVGGGEGAFIGAVHRIAARLDDRYELVAGALSSTPDAARRSGQALGLAPERIYDDYARMAREEAARPDGIEAVSIVTPNHLHAPMARAFLEAGIHVICDKPVTTTSADARMLRDLARQRGLVFAVTHNYSAYAMVRHARQMVGEGELGEIRVLQVQYAQDWLTLPIEQEGQKQAAWRTDPARSGGGTIGDIGTHAWQLADTILGQPLAEVAAELSACVPGRAVDDNVQVLLRYRGGARGMLWASQVAPGHGNDLRIGVYGSKGGIQWRQEAPDELWWTPVGEPTRILKRGTPHANAAAARLSRIPGGHPEGYLEGFASLYIEIAAHLLAAREGRSAPPDAWFPTIDDGLRAVEFIEAVQASSRAGGSWTALPG
- a CDS encoding HDOD domain-containing protein, with translation MTALSDFFHDLKLPTISQVAHSLIATLDDEDASARSVAAIIARDPALTAKLMRLANSARFGSRGHVATLDEAIALAGMGHIRTLALAACFADAFPELPGLDSDEFWKSSMACAGYAKWLAGGLGIDGSEAWLAGMMLRLGELLIYQVSPSTFAEIEQQPHLPGGRWEREQRLLGLSEGQITAELGRRWNFPAKLVRALECSSDPLAAHPFCQLAGVIHLASLLADTPSDDPAIVDELPQDLLDTLRLRKEWMQARFPAHESFAAAA